A DNA window from Hevea brasiliensis isolate MT/VB/25A 57/8 chromosome 2, ASM3005281v1, whole genome shotgun sequence contains the following coding sequences:
- the LOC110654683 gene encoding uncharacterized protein LOC110654683: MIPAVVGSLIYIKARRDFEIFSPALRKLWKDWELRILVLLSLVLQIILIFFGNQRKVSSRIWVRVVLWCAYLTADWVATVALGVLLNNMGDVYENKDKGRIVLDPDTQITSFWAPFLLLHLGGPDTITAYSLEDNELWLRHFLGLGVQTGVALYIFLLAWIGSRFSILTMPMFLAGIIKYGERTWALRSASNDELRDSMLTDPDPGPNYSKFMEEFTLKQYEGFHVQAQEVIETQIQVEVSVGDDTIEGETELLKASYLFKTFKRLFVDLILSFQDRDNSQSLFKGTSYKDAFKVIEIELGFMYDMLYTKGTIIYSRKGCCLRFISLTSTCIVLVFFSLSNKGDFKKIDIAITFLLLVIAIFLELSAVLFLVSSDWADLYLSKHKTVIRQAITHIQLQKGARWSNSLGQYSLLSYSLKSMPVFNSKIQKFFGIVKILEHRQMTNKDVSDEQKEFIFDHLKKKFDDLMEIKSTDEPNYQKELKDLSTCRGARALSDFPALRWSVETEFDQSILIWHIATHLCAYSQRQNEQNIVKLENEDDSKKFKKISKLLSRYMLYLLVMRPSMLPMGIGKIRYLDTCAEAKKFFQEHDCAPGDDIHLLQNTCSWAMNLFKGAKYKEHEKKACNALLKVNTAVPPLKVKGDRSKSVLFDACNLASLLQNENIKNKWKVMSNVWVEMLAYAASHCRGIYHAQQLGRGGELLTHIWLLMAHFGLTEQFQISLGHARAKLFVE; encoded by the exons ATGATTCCAGCAG TTGTTGGCAGCTTGATTTACATTAAGGCGAGGAGAGACTTTGAAATATTTTCTCCGGCATTGAGGAAATTGTGGAAGGACTGGGAGCTGCGTATTTTAGTTCTACTCAGCCTTGTCTTGCAGATAATACTAATCTTTTTTGGAAATCAGCGGAAAGTTTCGAGCAGGATTTGGGTTCGAGTCGTCCTATGGTGTGCTTATTTGACGGCCGATTGGGTAGCAACCGTTGCCCTTGGGGTTCTCTTAAACAACATGGGAGACGTCTATGAGAACAAGGATAAGGGGAGAATTGTTCTGGACCCAGACACTCAGATTACCTCATTTTGGGCACCATTTCTTCTGTTGCACTTGGGTGGCCCTGATACTATTACTGCGTATTCTCTGGAAGACAATGAGTTGTGGTTAAGGCACTTTCTTGGGCTGGGTGTACAGACAGGAGTGGCACTCTATATTTTCCTCTTGGCCTGGATAGGTTCTCGCTTTTCCATTCTCACAATGCCAATGTTTTTGGCAGGAATTATCAAATATGGAGAGAGGACATGGGCCCTTAGATCAGCCAGCAACGATGAATTGAGAGATTCCATGCTTACTGATCCAGATCCTGGCCCCAATTATTCCAAGTTCATGGAGGAATTCACTTTGAAGCAGTACGAGGGATTCCATGTACAGGCACAAGAAGTAATTGAGACACAAATCCAGGTCGAAGTTTCTGTGGGAGATGACACTATTGAAGGTGAAACTGAATTGCTTAAAGCCAGTTACTTATTCAAGACCTTCAAGCGTCTCTTTGTTGATCTCATCCTCAGCTTCCAAGATCGAGACAATAGCCAATCCTTATTCAAAGGAACATCCTACAAAGACGCTTTCAAAGTGATTGAGATTGAACTTGGATTCATGTACGACATGCTCTACACAAAGGGAACAATAATTTACTCACGCAAAGGCTGCTGTCTCCGCTTCATCAGTCTAACTAGCACCTGCATTGTACTTGTCTTCTTTTCTTTATCCAACAAGGGCGACTTCAAGAAGATTGACATAGCCATAACCTTCTTATTGCTGGTTATAGCTATTTTTCTTGAGCTCAGTGCAGTGCTTTTTTTGGTCTCCTCAGATTGGGCAGATCTTTACCTGTCTAAGCATAAAACCGTTATCCGGCAAGCCATCACTCATATACAGCTGCAGAAGGGTGCAAGATGGTCAAATTCCTTGGGACAATACAGCTTATTGAGCTATAGCCTCAAAAGTATGCCTGTGTTCAACAGCAAAATCCAGAAGTTCTTTGGCATAGTTAAAATATTAGAACACCGGCAAATGACTAATAAGGATGTTTCTGATGAGCAGAAAGAGTTCATATTCGACCATCTCAAGAAGAAATTTGACGATCTGATGGAGATTAAATCAACAGATGAACCCAACTACCAGAAGGAGCTTAAAGATCTGAGCACTTGCCGGGGGGCTCGTGCGCTTAGTGATTTTCCTGCACTGCGTTGGAGTGTGGAAACAGAGTTCGACCAGAGCATTCTTATCTGGCACATTGCTACACATCTCTGTGCCTACTCTCAAAGGCAAAATGAGCAGAACATAGTTAAATTGGAAAATGAGGATGACAGTAAGAAGTTTAAAAAGATAAGTAAGTTATTATCACGGTACATGCTGTATCTCCTGGTTATGCGTCCTTCGATGTTGCCAATGGGAATTGGGAAGATCAGATATCTGGACACTTGCGCTGAAGCCAAAAAATTTTTTCAGGAGCACGATTGCGCACCAGGTGATGACATCCACCTGCTTCAAAATACTTGCTCTTGGGCTATGAATCTTTTCAAAGGGGCAAAGTACAAGGAACATGAAAAGAAAGCCTGCAATGCGTTGCTTAAAGTGAACACCGCAGTTCCACCACTTAAAGTGAAAGGGGACAGGAGCAAGTCTGTGTTATTCGACGCATGCAATCTAGCTTCGCTTCTgcaaaatgaaaatataaaaaataagtgGAAAGTGATGAGCAATGTATGGGTGGAAATGCTAGCTTATGCTGCTAGCCACTGCAGAGGAATTTATCATGCTCAGCAGTTGGGACGAGGCGGGGAACTTCTTACCCATATTTGGCTCCTGATGGCCCATTTTGGTTTAACCGAGCAGTTCCAAATATCGCTTGGCCATGCAAGAGCCAAGCTTTTTGTGGAATAG
- the LOC131177875 gene encoding uncharacterized protein LOC131177875 gives MQIDNGGNDIFHLHNSDYPGMMLVSSPLTGRNYLSWSRSMVLALRAKDKLGFVDGSYEVPATDATTLDKWKKVDSMVTSWILNSLSKELVDAFIYATSSKNLWEEIKERFGESNGPLLYQLKREISTLTQDNASVLVYFTKLKKLWDELACLKPLLVCECGTAKQMEEINSEDKLMQFLMGLNETYDHVRNQILLMDPLPSVNKAYSMILRVEKQREIHVDAENFNTAMAVKGQFQKDKFQGKKKEFRKKETRTCDHCNASGHTRDTCFKLHGYPEWFTELKQKKGKAKQNTVANVYEEIPECKGKTDHKNEETGVDWASIVQLEIAKYMQNQNLVTNEASCVNFTGFAGKNPTYYSTSRHGKNSGLWIVDSGASTHMCHDFSLFQKPVKLNNHCLVTLPDGNTKPVKYSGNIMINPYLTQ, from the exons ATGCAGATCGATAATGGTGGAAATGATATCTTCCATTTGCACAACTCTGATTATCCGGGCATGATGCTTGTAAGTTCACCTCTCACAGGAAGAAATTACTTGTCATGGAGTAGATCCATGGTACTGGCTCTGAGAGCCAAAGATAAGCTGGGTTTTGTAGATGGGAGCTATGAAGTTCCTGCTACAGATGCTACAACTCTGGATAAATGGAAGAAAGTAGATAGCATGGTCACCTCATGGATACTCAACTCACTCTCAAAAGAATTGGTGGATGCCTTCATCTATGCAACCTCTTCTAAGAACCTGTGGGAAGAGATTAAAGAGAGATTTGGAGAAAGTAATGGACCTCTCCTATACCAGCTTAAAAGAGAGATAAGTACTCTAACTCAAGATAATGCATCTGTTTTAGTATATTTCACTAAACTTAAAAAATTATGGGATGAATTGGCTTGTCTTAAGCCTTTGCTAGTATGTGAATGTGGTACAGCCAAACAAATGGAAGAAATAAATAGTGAAGATAAACTTATGCAATTTTTAATGGGATTAAATGAGACTTACGACCATGTCAGAAACCAGATCCTTCTAATGGATCCATTGCCAAGTGTAAACAAGGCCTATTCTATGATACTTAGAGTAGAAAAGCAGAGGGAAATTCATGTTGATGCTGAGAATTTTAATACAGCAATGGCAGTCAAGGGGCAATTTCAGAAAGATAAATTTCAAGGCAAGAAAAAGGAGTTTaggaagaaagaaaccagaacatGTGATCATTGCAATGCCAGTGGTCATACTAGAGACACATGCTTCAAGCTACATGGGTATCCAGAATGGTTTACTGAATTAAAACAGAAAAAGGGCAAGGCTAAGCAAAACACAGTAGCTAATGTGTATGAGGAGATACCTGAATGCAAAGGCAAGACAGATCACAAGAATGAAGAAACAGGAGTTGATTGGGCAAGCATAGTCCAGCTTGAAATTGCCAAATACATGCAGAATCAGAATCTTGTAACAAATGAGGCAAGCTGTGTTAATTTCACAGGCTTTGCAGGTAAGAATCCAACTTACTACTCTACTAGCAGACATGGTAAGAATAGTGGTTTATGGATAGTTGATTCAGGAGCATCAACTCATATGTGTCATGATTTTTCCCTTTTCCAAAAACCTGTGAAATTAAACAATCACTGTCTTGTTACTTTGCCTGATGGAAACACCAAACCAGTCAAATACAGTGGAAACATCATGATAAACCCATACCT GACCCAGTGA